One Vibrio neonatus genomic window carries:
- the nusA gene encoding transcription termination factor NusA yields the protein MNKEILAVVEAVSNEKAVPRERIFEALEIALATATKKKYEMEIEVRVEIDRKSGDFETFRRWEVVTEVENPTLEMSIEAAQFDDETLDLGDFVEDEIDSVKFDRITVQTAKQVIVQKVREAEREQIVEQFIDNEGELITGVVKKVNRETVVLDLGNNAEGVILRDDQLPRENFRPGDRVRGLLYSVRPEARGFQLFITRSKPEMLTELFRIEVPEIAEDIIELKAAARDPGSRAKIAVKTNDRRIDPVGACVGMRGARVQAVSGELGNERIDIILYDDNPAQFVINAMAPADVASIIVDEDTHSMDIAVEADNLAQAIGRSGQNVRLASQLTGWELNVMTVEDLQKKHEAESTEAIENFKKHLDLEQDFAEMLVEEGFSTLEEVAYVPMNELLEIDGLDEDLVEELRSRAKNALTTLALAQEETFEGLQPADDLLALEGLEREMAFKLAAKGVVTLEDLADQGTDDIEGIDDLTEERAGELIMAARNICWFGDEE from the coding sequence ATGAATAAAGAAATTTTAGCTGTAGTTGAAGCGGTTTCAAACGAAAAAGCTGTTCCTCGCGAGCGTATTTTTGAAGCGCTAGAAATTGCCCTTGCAACTGCGACAAAGAAAAAGTACGAGATGGAAATCGAAGTACGTGTTGAGATCGATCGCAAGAGCGGTGACTTCGAGACTTTCCGTCGCTGGGAAGTGGTAACTGAAGTTGAAAATCCAACATTGGAAATGTCAATTGAAGCAGCACAGTTCGACGATGAAACCCTAGATTTAGGTGATTTCGTTGAAGATGAAATCGATTCGGTTAAATTTGACCGTATTACTGTGCAAACTGCTAAGCAAGTTATCGTGCAGAAAGTTCGCGAAGCAGAGCGTGAGCAAATCGTTGAACAGTTTATTGATAACGAAGGTGAGCTAATCACTGGTGTTGTTAAGAAAGTAAATCGTGAAACAGTGGTTTTAGATCTGGGTAATAACGCTGAAGGTGTTATTCTTCGTGATGACCAGCTTCCTCGTGAAAACTTCCGTCCGGGTGACCGTGTACGTGGTCTTCTTTATTCTGTTCGCCCTGAAGCGCGTGGTTTCCAGCTATTCATTACTCGCTCTAAGCCTGAAATGCTAACTGAACTATTCCGCATCGAAGTGCCAGAAATCGCTGAAGATATCATTGAGCTTAAAGCAGCAGCTCGCGATCCTGGTTCTCGTGCAAAAATCGCAGTGAAAACAAACGATCGTCGTATCGACCCAGTAGGTGCATGTGTAGGTATGCGTGGTGCACGTGTACAAGCTGTCTCTGGTGAGTTAGGTAACGAGCGCATCGATATCATCCTATACGATGATAACCCTGCACAATTTGTTATCAACGCAATGGCTCCTGCTGATGTGGCATCTATCATCGTTGATGAAGATACACACTCTATGGATATCGCTGTTGAAGCTGATAACCTAGCGCAAGCTATTGGCCGTAGTGGTCAAAACGTACGTTTAGCATCACAACTGACTGGTTGGGAACTGAACGTAATGACTGTAGAAGATCTACAGAAAAAGCACGAAGCAGAATCAACTGAAGCAATTGAAAACTTCAAAAAGCATCTAGACCTAGAGCAAGATTTTGCAGAAATGCTAGTAGAAGAAGGCTTCTCTACTCTTGAAGAAGTGGCATACGTGCCAATGAACGAGTTGTTAGAAATTGATGGCCTTGATGAAGACCTAGTAGAAGAATTACGTAGTCGAGCTAAAAATGCACTTACTACTCTTGCCCTAGCGCAAGAAGAGACATTTGAAGGCTTACAGCCAGCTGATGATTTATTAGCATTAGAAGGCTTAGAGCGCGAAATGGCGTTCAAACTAGCGGCTAAAGGTGTTGTGACGCTAGAAGATCTTGCTGACCAAGGCACAGATGATATTGAAGGAATCGACGATTTAACAGAAGAACGTGCTGGTGAACTTATCATGGCTGCACGTAACATTTGTTGGTTCGGTGACGAAGAATAA
- the nhaR gene encoding transcriptional activator NhaR codes for MSHLNYNHLYYFWMVCKQGSLTKAADALFLTPQTVTGQIKALEQRLNGKLTKRNGRSIEPTELGQLVFKYADRMYDLSYEMLDIVNYSQRANLLFEVGVADALSKSLVSQILSTTVPDDGNIHLRCYESTHELLLEQLSQHKLDMILSDCPIDSSQNAGLYSKKLGECGMSFCSATPLDEAEFWPNLENYRLLIPGSRTSMGRKVTEWCDRQGFQPTILGEFDDFALMKAFAETHPETVFIAPTRYPYKGNPSGVPLFHRIAEIEALKEEYYVIFAERMIQHPAVKSVCDADFSKIFH; via the coding sequence ATGTCGCATCTCAATTACAATCATCTCTACTATTTTTGGATGGTCTGCAAACAAGGCTCGTTAACAAAAGCCGCTGATGCGCTATTTTTGACTCCGCAAACCGTTACTGGGCAAATAAAAGCATTAGAGCAACGTCTTAATGGCAAATTAACCAAACGTAATGGTAGAAGCATTGAGCCCACTGAGTTGGGCCAGTTAGTGTTTAAGTATGCAGATAGAATGTATGACTTGAGTTATGAAATGCTGGATATCGTTAATTATAGTCAAAGAGCGAACTTATTGTTTGAAGTAGGGGTTGCAGATGCGCTTTCTAAAAGCTTAGTCAGCCAAATCCTTTCTACTACCGTCCCTGATGATGGCAATATCCACCTTCGATGTTATGAATCAACTCATGAATTATTGTTGGAGCAGTTATCACAACACAAGCTGGATATGATTCTGTCAGATTGTCCTATCGATTCTTCGCAAAATGCAGGCTTATACAGTAAAAAATTAGGCGAGTGTGGAATGAGCTTTTGTTCTGCAACACCGTTAGATGAAGCCGAGTTTTGGCCAAACTTGGAAAACTATCGGTTACTTATCCCTGGTTCAAGAACTTCAATGGGCAGAAAAGTAACCGAATGGTGCGACAGACAAGGTTTTCAGCCAACGATATTGGGTGAGTTTGATGACTTTGCCTTAATGAAGGCATTTGCTGAAACACATCCAGAAACGGTATTCATTGCGCCAACTCGTTATCCTTACAAAGGTAATCCATCGGGAGTGCCTTTATTTCACCGCATTGCTGAAATAGAAGCCTTAAAAGAAGAGTACTACGTCATATTTGCAGAGAGAATGATTCAACACCCTGCAGTAAAAAGTGTTTGTGATGCTGATTTCTCCAAAATTTTTCATTAA
- the ileS gene encoding isoleucine--tRNA ligase, protein MTDYKDTLNLPETGFPMRGNLANREPEMLKRWYKEDLYGAIREAKKGNKPFVLHDGPPYANGDIHIGHALNKILKDIIIKSKTLSGYDAPYIPGWDCHGLPIELMVEKKKGKPGHKISAAEFREECRKYAAGQVEGQKESFKRLGIMGEWDKPYRTMDFGTEANIIRALGKIADKGHLLKGFKPVHWCTDCGSALAEAEVEYKNKVSPSIDVKFKAADEAAVLSKFSLTGDNAGEGDISVVIWTTTPWTLPANRAVCLRDDLEYVLVQIEGEQPQRLILASDLAKEVMDRVGVENYRNLGFATGADLELLNFQHPFYDFTVPAVLGDHVTTESGTGIVHTAPGHGQEDFVVGQKYDLEIANPVGSNGVYLPDTELFAGQHVFKANDVVVETLKEKGALLHHHAYEHSYPHCWRHKTPIIFRATPQWFISMDQAGLRANALQAIKGVEWMPEWGQSRIEGMVEGRPEWCISRQRTWGVPITLFVHKETAELHPNTQEIIEKVAKLVEEKGIQAWWDVDAAELLGEEDAANYEKTLDTLDVWFDSGVTHYSVVDAREEFHGASADLYLEGSDQHRGWFQSSLISSIAMKDKAPYKQVLTHGFVVDGQGRKMSKSIGNVVAPKDVTNKLGADILRLWVSSTDYTGEVAVSDEILKRSADAYRRIRNTARFFLANLNGFNPETDLVPADEMVALDRWAVGRAQEAQQEIVKAYEEYNTHAVTQRLMQFCSIEMGSFYLDVIKDRQYTAKQGSHAQRSCQTALYYIVEGLVRWMAPIMSFTADEIWNQMPGKRDTFVFTGEWFDGLFGLAEGEELNNEFWSEIQHVRASVNKLLEEARKEKLIGGALQAEVTLYADDALAAKLNKLGDELRFIMLTSRADVVALSEKPATAHETEIDGLFVQVNATELEKCDRCWHHTADVGTIEGHETICGRCVSNVEGEGEVRKFA, encoded by the coding sequence ATGACTGACTATAAAGATACCCTGAACCTCCCAGAAACAGGGTTTCCAATGCGCGGTAATCTGGCGAACCGTGAACCAGAAATGCTTAAGCGTTGGTATAAAGAAGATCTTTACGGTGCTATCCGTGAAGCTAAAAAAGGCAATAAGCCTTTTGTTTTGCACGATGGCCCTCCATACGCAAATGGTGACATCCACATTGGTCACGCGCTAAATAAGATTCTTAAAGACATTATTATTAAATCTAAGACCCTTTCTGGCTATGACGCGCCGTATATCCCAGGTTGGGATTGTCACGGTCTTCCAATCGAATTGATGGTTGAGAAGAAAAAAGGCAAGCCGGGTCATAAGATCTCTGCGGCTGAATTCCGTGAAGAGTGTCGTAAGTACGCTGCCGGTCAAGTTGAAGGTCAGAAAGAGAGCTTCAAGCGTCTTGGTATTATGGGCGAGTGGGACAAACCTTACCGCACAATGGATTTTGGCACAGAAGCCAACATCATTCGTGCACTAGGCAAAATTGCTGACAAAGGCCACCTACTAAAAGGCTTTAAACCGGTTCACTGGTGTACTGACTGTGGAAGTGCATTAGCGGAAGCGGAAGTTGAATACAAAAACAAAGTTTCACCATCAATTGATGTGAAATTTAAAGCGGCTGATGAAGCGGCGGTATTAAGTAAATTCTCACTGACTGGCGACAACGCAGGTGAAGGTGATATCTCAGTAGTTATCTGGACAACAACTCCTTGGACACTGCCTGCAAACCGCGCGGTTTGTCTACGTGATGATCTTGAGTATGTTCTTGTTCAAATCGAAGGTGAGCAACCACAACGTTTGATCCTTGCCTCTGATCTTGCAAAAGAAGTGATGGATCGTGTTGGCGTTGAAAACTATCGCAACCTTGGCTTCGCGACAGGTGCCGATTTAGAACTGCTTAACTTCCAACATCCGTTCTACGACTTTACTGTACCGGCTGTATTGGGCGACCACGTAACCACTGAGTCTGGTACTGGTATCGTTCACACCGCACCGGGTCACGGTCAAGAAGATTTTGTGGTAGGCCAAAAATATGACTTAGAAATTGCTAACCCAGTAGGTTCTAATGGTGTGTATCTACCTGATACCGAACTGTTTGCAGGTCAACACGTATTTAAAGCTAATGATGTAGTAGTAGAAACTCTAAAAGAAAAAGGTGCGCTATTACACCATCACGCTTACGAGCACAGCTACCCACATTGCTGGCGTCACAAAACACCGATTATTTTCCGCGCGACTCCACAGTGGTTTATCTCTATGGATCAAGCGGGTCTGCGTGCCAATGCATTGCAAGCAATTAAAGGTGTTGAGTGGATGCCTGAGTGGGGTCAAAGCCGCATCGAAGGTATGGTTGAAGGTCGCCCTGAGTGGTGTATCTCTCGTCAACGTACTTGGGGCGTGCCAATCACTTTGTTTGTACACAAAGAGACAGCTGAGCTGCACCCTAATACTCAAGAGATCATTGAAAAAGTTGCTAAGCTGGTTGAAGAAAAAGGCATTCAAGCATGGTGGGATGTTGATGCAGCTGAGCTACTAGGCGAAGAAGACGCAGCCAACTACGAGAAAACACTCGATACACTTGATGTATGGTTTGATTCTGGTGTAACACACTACTCAGTTGTTGATGCTCGTGAAGAGTTCCACGGCGCAAGTGCTGATCTGTATCTAGAAGGTTCTGACCAACACCGTGGCTGGTTCCAATCATCGCTTATCTCATCCATTGCCATGAAAGATAAAGCCCCGTACAAGCAAGTGCTTACACACGGCTTCGTAGTCGATGGACAAGGCCGTAAAATGTCTAAGTCTATCGGTAACGTAGTGGCGCCTAAAGACGTGACTAATAAGCTGGGTGCTGACATCTTGCGTCTATGGGTATCTTCTACCGATTACACTGGCGAAGTTGCCGTATCTGATGAAATCCTAAAACGCAGTGCTGACGCATACCGTCGTATTCGTAACACCGCTCGTTTCTTCCTAGCAAACCTAAACGGCTTCAACCCTGAAACTGATTTAGTACCTGCTGACGAAATGGTGGCATTGGATCGCTGGGCTGTAGGTCGTGCACAAGAAGCGCAACAAGAAATTGTGAAAGCATACGAAGAGTACAACACGCATGCGGTTACTCAGCGCTTAATGCAATTCTGTTCAATCGAAATGGGTTCTTTCTACCTAGACGTGATTAAAGACCGTCAGTACACAGCGAAGCAGGGCAGCCATGCTCAACGTAGCTGTCAAACTGCGCTTTACTACATCGTAGAAGGTCTGGTTCGTTGGATGGCTCCTATTATGTCTTTCACTGCCGATGAAATCTGGAACCAAATGCCGGGTAAACGCGATACGTTCGTCTTTACTGGTGAGTGGTTCGATGGTCTATTTGGTCTTGCAGAAGGCGAAGAACTGAATAACGAATTCTGGAGTGAAATTCAGCATGTTCGTGCTTCAGTGAACAAACTGCTTGAAGAAGCTCGTAAAGAGAAGTTAATCGGTGGCGCACTACAAGCTGAAGTGACGCTTTATGCTGATGATGCTCTAGCGGCTAAGTTGAACAAACTGGGTGATGAACTGCGTTTCATTATGCTGACTTCTCGCGCGGACGTGGTTGCTCTATCAGAGAAACCGGCCACAGCACACGAGACAGAAATCGACGGTTTGTTTGTTCAAGTTAATGCAACTGAGCTAGAAAAATGTGACCGTTGTTGGCACCACACTGCAGATGTAGGCACTATTGAAGGCCATGAAACTATCTGTGGTCGTTGTGTGTCTAATGTGGAAGGCGAAGGCGAGGTTCGTAAGTTTGCCTAA
- a CDS encoding ArsR/SmtB family transcription factor, with the protein MNLKAMEKNSPKAVLLLKAMANERRLFILCMLHDRELSVGELCQQLDLSQSALSQHLAWLRRDGLVATRKEAQTVYYSLSSTEVKRMIHLLHEMYCSE; encoded by the coding sequence ATGAATTTGAAAGCAATGGAAAAAAACTCTCCTAAAGCCGTGTTGCTATTAAAAGCGATGGCGAATGAGAGACGTCTTTTTATTTTGTGTATGTTGCACGATAGAGAGTTGTCTGTAGGAGAACTATGCCAACAATTGGATCTTAGCCAGTCTGCATTATCTCAACATTTAGCATGGCTAAGACGCGATGGTTTGGTGGCCACTCGTAAAGAAGCACAAACAGTGTATTACTCGTTAAGCAGTACTGAAGTGAAGCGTATGATTCATCTGCTGCATGAGATGTATTGCTCTGAATAA
- the ribF gene encoding bifunctional riboflavin kinase/FAD synthetase: MHLIRGSHNIRPEHQGCVLTIGNFDGVHLGHQTVLKQVQQKAEALGLPAVVMTFEPQPLELFLQSKAPARLTRLRDKYVQLSKLNLERLLCVNFSQRFAGLPPEQFIKDLLVDKLGVKFLVVGDDFRFGRKRQGDFSMLQQAGKEYGFEVVSTESFCLNTERVSSTAIREALGQDELTQAKSMLGRHYSISGRVSHGRKLGRTIGFPTANIPLKRTVSPVSGVYVVEANIDGKMVGGVANVGQRPTVNGVRQQLEVHFFELAKDLYGKQLEVCLLHKLREEVKFPSFEALKTQIELDAEAARVWLQQHREALT, translated from the coding sequence ATGCATCTTATCCGAGGTAGCCATAACATACGTCCCGAACATCAGGGATGTGTCTTGACCATAGGTAACTTTGATGGTGTCCATCTAGGGCATCAGACGGTCTTGAAGCAAGTACAACAAAAAGCTGAAGCGCTTGGTCTTCCGGCTGTGGTGATGACTTTTGAACCACAGCCTTTAGAGCTATTCTTGCAAAGCAAGGCGCCGGCTAGGCTGACTCGTTTGCGCGATAAATATGTGCAGTTGAGTAAGCTCAATCTTGAACGTCTTCTTTGTGTGAATTTTAGTCAACGCTTTGCGGGGCTTCCACCGGAACAGTTTATTAAAGATCTGCTGGTGGATAAGCTTGGTGTTAAGTTTCTCGTGGTAGGTGATGACTTTCGCTTTGGACGTAAGCGACAAGGTGACTTTTCTATGCTGCAACAAGCAGGAAAAGAGTATGGATTTGAGGTTGTGAGTACTGAAAGTTTCTGTTTGAACACAGAAAGGGTCAGTAGCACAGCAATTCGTGAGGCTTTAGGGCAAGACGAACTAACACAAGCCAAATCCATGCTAGGCCGACATTACAGTATTAGTGGACGTGTTTCGCACGGTCGTAAGCTAGGAAGAACCATAGGTTTTCCTACCGCTAACATCCCATTAAAACGTACCGTGTCACCTGTCTCTGGCGTTTATGTCGTTGAAGCTAACATTGATGGAAAAATGGTTGGTGGCGTTGCCAATGTCGGTCAAAGACCTACGGTAAACGGCGTACGACAACAACTCGAAGTTCATTTTTTTGAACTAGCAAAAGATTTATACGGCAAACAATTAGAAGTTTGCTTATTACACAAGTTGCGAGAAGAAGTGAAATTTCCTTCCTTCGAAGCACTTAAAACTCAAATAGAATTAGATGCTGAGGCAGCTCGGGTGTGGTTGCAGCAGCACAGGGAAGCATTGACTTAA
- the rpsT gene encoding 30S ribosomal protein S20, with protein sequence MANSKSAKKRAIQAEKRRQHNASRRSMMRTYMKKTIAAIEAGDKEAATAELAAVAPILDRAATKGLIHKNKAARHKARFSAAIKAL encoded by the coding sequence TTGGCAAACAGTAAATCTGCTAAGAAGCGCGCTATCCAGGCTGAGAAACGTCGTCAGCACAATGCTAGCCGTCGTTCTATGATGCGCACTTACATGAAAAAAACTATCGCAGCTATCGAAGCTGGTGATAAAGAAGCTGCAACTGCTGAACTAGCAGCTGTTGCACCGATCCTAGATCGCGCAGCGACTAAAGGCCTTATTCATAAGAATAAAGCTGCACGTCATAAAGCACGCTTCTCTGCTGCAATCAAAGCTCTTTAA
- the lspA gene encoding signal peptidase II, which translates to MNLFKQTGLRWLWLAALIFIVDIAIKLVVMNSMGYGWANRIEVLPFFNLLYVHNYGAAFSFLGDQSGWQRWLFTGIAIAVCGMLTLWMRKLPKTEKWNNIAYALIIGGALGNVFDRVIHGFVVDYLDFFVGNYHWPAFNLADSAICIGAAMVILDSFINNKSNSVESTQK; encoded by the coding sequence ATGAATCTGTTTAAACAGACTGGGTTACGCTGGCTATGGCTAGCGGCCCTTATTTTTATTGTTGATATAGCAATAAAATTAGTGGTCATGAACAGCATGGGGTATGGCTGGGCAAATCGCATTGAGGTTTTGCCTTTCTTTAACTTGCTCTATGTACATAACTACGGTGCGGCGTTTAGCTTCCTTGGCGATCAAAGCGGTTGGCAACGATGGCTCTTTACCGGTATTGCAATTGCAGTATGCGGTATGTTGACTCTTTGGATGCGCAAACTGCCGAAAACTGAAAAGTGGAACAACATTGCTTATGCCCTCATTATTGGTGGCGCACTAGGTAATGTATTCGACCGTGTTATTCATGGCTTTGTCGTGGACTATCTTGATTTCTTTGTTGGCAATTACCATTGGCCAGCATTTAACCTAGCGGACAGTGCAATTTGTATTGGCGCCGCAATGGTTATTTTAGATAGCTTTATTAATAATAAATCCAATTCTGTTGAATCTACACAGAAGTAA
- the rimP gene encoding ribosome maturation factor RimP: protein MTGLERQLTEMLEAPVEALGYELVGLEFIRAGEYSTLRIFIDSENGINVDDCAEVSHQVSAVMDVEDPISVAYNLEVSSPGLERPLFKAAHYEQFVGQEVSIVLKMGIENRRKWKGVIKGVDGELVTVETDNQDNEFAISNISKANLIPKF, encoded by the coding sequence ATGACTGGTTTAGAAAGACAACTAACTGAGATGCTTGAAGCGCCGGTAGAGGCTTTAGGTTATGAGTTAGTTGGACTTGAGTTTATTCGCGCAGGCGAATATTCGACATTACGCATTTTTATCGACAGTGAGAACGGTATTAATGTTGACGATTGTGCTGAAGTAAGCCACCAAGTGAGTGCAGTAATGGATGTAGAAGATCCAATTTCTGTTGCTTATAACCTTGAAGTGTCTTCACCAGGACTTGAGCGACCGCTTTTCAAAGCCGCACACTATGAGCAGTTTGTGGGCCAAGAGGTCAGTATTGTATTGAAGATGGGTATTGAGAATCGCCGCAAATGGAAAGGCGTTATCAAAGGTGTCGATGGTGAGTTAGTCACTGTTGAAACTGACAACCAAGACAACGAGTTTGCTATTAGCAACATCTCAAAAGCCAATCTGATCCCTAAGTTTTAA
- the secG gene encoding preprotein translocase subunit SecG, translated as MFETTLLVIYLLAALGVIGLVLIQQGKGADMGASFGAGASNTVFGAGGSGNFLTRMTAFFAFIFIVVCLILGRMSTHKADSQWVAPAEGQTIQKTDDVVKEVPAQKGEEIPE; from the coding sequence ATGTTTGAAACAACTCTACTTGTGATTTACCTGTTGGCTGCGCTTGGTGTGATTGGCCTAGTTCTGATTCAACAAGGTAAAGGCGCAGATATGGGAGCCTCATTCGGTGCAGGTGCATCAAATACAGTATTTGGTGCTGGCGGCTCTGGTAACTTTTTAACCCGAATGACTGCATTTTTTGCATTTATTTTTATCGTTGTTTGTCTGATTCTTGGTCGTATGTCTACACATAAAGCCGATTCACAATGGGTTGCACCTGCAGAAGGTCAAACCATTCAGAAAACTGACGATGTAGTGAAGGAAGTTCCAGCCCAAAAGGGTGAAGAAATTCCTGAATAA
- the murJ gene encoding murein biosynthesis integral membrane protein MurJ: MSKGLLKSGAIVSAMTLVSRVLGLVRDVVVANLMGAGASADVFFFANKIPNFLRRLFAEGAFSQAFVPVLTEYHSKGDMDETRQLIAKVSGTLGVIVTIVTVCGILGSGVVTAIFGTGWFLDWLNGGPSAEKFEMASLMLKITFPYLWFITFVALSGSILNTLGKFAVSSFTPVFLNVMIIFAATMIAPRLANPEIGLAIGVFLGGLVQFFFQLPFLIKEGVLVKPKWGWRDPGVVRIRTLMIPALFGVSVSQINLLLDTFIASFLQTGSISWLYYSDRLLEFPLGLFGIAIATVILPALSRKHVDAHSQGFAATMDWGIRMVLLLGLPAMLGLIVLAKPMLMVLFMRGEFGIHEVLQSSYSLIAYASGLLNFMLIKVLAPGYYSRQDTKTPVRYGIIAMTTNMVFNVIFAWHYGYVGLAMATALSALINMGLLYRGLHKAQVYRLTRQTVMYIVKVALAGIAMVVAISYLLKPIDAWLAMSLTQRVIELVTMIGVGALAYLITALVLGIRLKHLKATM; this comes from the coding sequence GTGAGTAAAGGCCTTCTCAAGTCAGGTGCTATTGTAAGCGCCATGACATTAGTTTCTCGTGTGTTGGGGTTGGTTCGGGACGTTGTTGTTGCCAACCTTATGGGGGCGGGAGCAAGTGCTGATGTGTTTTTCTTTGCCAACAAGATCCCTAATTTTTTAAGACGTTTATTTGCCGAAGGGGCATTTTCGCAAGCCTTTGTTCCTGTTCTTACCGAATATCACTCTAAAGGTGATATGGATGAAACCCGACAACTCATCGCTAAAGTATCCGGTACTTTAGGGGTTATTGTCACCATAGTGACCGTGTGCGGTATCTTGGGCTCAGGTGTAGTGACCGCCATTTTTGGTACAGGTTGGTTTTTAGATTGGTTAAATGGCGGTCCGTCAGCTGAAAAGTTTGAAATGGCAAGCCTAATGCTAAAAATCACTTTTCCTTATCTTTGGTTCATCACCTTTGTGGCGCTGTCAGGCTCCATATTAAATACCTTAGGCAAGTTTGCGGTTTCTTCTTTTACGCCTGTATTTTTGAATGTGATGATCATTTTTGCCGCTACTATGATCGCGCCACGTTTAGCCAATCCAGAAATTGGTTTAGCCATCGGTGTTTTTCTGGGTGGTTTAGTGCAGTTTTTCTTCCAGTTACCTTTCTTAATTAAAGAAGGAGTATTGGTTAAGCCTAAATGGGGATGGCGAGATCCCGGCGTAGTCAGAATCCGCACTCTAATGATCCCAGCATTATTTGGGGTATCGGTCAGTCAAATAAACCTATTACTGGATACCTTTATTGCCAGTTTCTTACAAACCGGCTCTATCAGCTGGCTTTATTACTCGGACAGATTACTAGAATTCCCTCTAGGCTTGTTTGGTATTGCCATTGCTACAGTTATCTTGCCTGCCCTGTCACGCAAGCACGTTGATGCTCACAGCCAAGGTTTTGCCGCCACTATGGATTGGGGCATTCGTATGGTGTTATTGCTTGGGCTACCTGCCATGCTTGGCTTAATCGTGCTGGCTAAACCTATGTTGATGGTGCTCTTTATGCGCGGTGAGTTTGGCATTCATGAAGTATTGCAATCGTCATACTCTTTGATTGCCTACGCTTCTGGCTTGCTGAACTTCATGTTGATTAAGGTACTGGCTCCGGGTTACTACTCTCGCCAAGACACTAAAACTCCTGTGCGCTACGGCATTATCGCAATGACCACTAATATGGTGTTTAACGTTATTTTTGCATGGCATTACGGTTATGTTGGTTTAGCAATGGCAACGGCGCTGTCTGCTCTTATTAATATGGGACTGTTATATCGCGGCCTGCATAAAGCGCAAGTGTATCGACTTACTCGTCAAACCGTGATGTATATAGTGAAAGTGGCCTTGGCCGGTATCGCTATGGTAGTCGCGATTAGCTACCTACTAAAACCGATAGACGCTTGGCTGGCGATGTCTTTAACCCAAAGAGTGATAGAGCTCGTCACTATGATTGGGGTAGGGGCATTGGCGTATTTAATTACCGCATTAGTGCTTGGAATACGTCTGAAACACTTGAAAGCGACCATGTAA